A stretch of the Panthera uncia isolate 11264 chromosome E2 unlocalized genomic scaffold, Puncia_PCG_1.0 HiC_scaffold_20, whole genome shotgun sequence genome encodes the following:
- the PMFBP1 gene encoding polyamine-modulated factor 1-binding protein 1 isoform X6 → MLKLKEELRGAKEMKDEVGERDREVSGLNSKLLSLQVDIKNLHDVCKRQGKTLQENQLCVEEAMMSSNRNKKQVLAFKEPRMEFEPSKQCHLRQLQQLKKKLLALQQELEFRTEELQTSYCSLLQYQSVLEKQTSDLVLLHHHCKLKEDEVIIYEEEMGNHNENTGEKLHLAQEQLALAEDKIISLERSLNLYRDKYQTSLSNIELLECQVKMLEGELSGIVSQDPENKGDHSKVRIYTSSCMIQEHQETLKRLSEVWQKVSEQDDLIQELRNKLACSNALVLEREEALIKLQADFASYTATHRHPPSSSEDCEDIKKILKHLQEQKDSQCLHVEEYQNLVKDLRMELEAVSEQKKNIMKDMMKLELDLHGLREETSAHLERKDKEVIILQRRLQELQIQFTETQKLGLKKDKILQEKDEMLHELEKELAQVQNSLMKKEMELEKQQRMTTELEITIQEVKQDKSRAECGALQAEIQKLKDCLEDAQQQQKLIAQQAAQYKEEALLAKSNLEDSQRKLQSYLFMEKQKTETIQELQRELQKLQKDSLMAGEELAPNRKRIEELTSELSEARRKLEHSEKEKRQFQKTTAEQDAKLTDLLDRLKLLQHQHREQASAKSNLEEELQEVTRLVEEKREQLKKSKEQEKLLEQELETFRQEEKRKEKMTKENLRILEEENENVKAQLMQYSTQLDSSLSKQNASQQMIQELNNELVLQKEALESLQVQLDKSVQKEKQYLQTMVSKEAYEELSRKSLACQDDLTQALEKLNHATSETKSLHRSLAQAQERKVQLEDEIIAYEERMKKLNVELRKLQGFHEQSELEVHAFDKKLEEMSNQVLQWQKQHQSDLKMLAAKEEQLRAFQEEMAALKENLLADEKEPCCVPQRSAPKDTTCRLHQENDQIMSNMEQWAKEQKIANEKLGNRLREQVKYIAKLTGEKDHLHNVMVHLQQENKKLKTEIEEKKVKTGHPRLYTKALGPSKTEPIPKGKVCATLGWRGMSQDMNQRMDITKFVGIPHCSESFATDSLVSTWSIIFSTELKKPRANISPLRLSY, encoded by the exons ATGCTAAAGCTTAAAGAAGAATTGAGAGGtgccaaggaaatgaaagatgag gtgggggagagagaccgAGAAGTGAGCGGCCTGAACAGCAAGCTCTTGAGCCTGCAAGTTGACATCAAAAATCTGCATGATGTCTGCAAGAGACAGGGGAAGACCTTGCAGGAGAACCAACTCTGTGTGGAGGAGGCAATGATGAGTAGCAACCGC AATAAGAAGCAAGTGCTAGCATTCAAGGAGCCGCGGATGGAGTTTGAGCCCAGTAAGCAGTGCCATCTGAGGCAACTCCAACAACTCAAGAAAAAATTGCTTGCTCTCCAGCAAGAACTGGAGTTTCGCACAGAAGAGCTACAGACTTCTTACTGTTCCCTCCTACAGTATCAGTCCGTCCTAGAAAAGCAGACTTCTGACCTGGTTCTTCTCCACCATCACTGCAAACTAAAAGAAGATGAG GTGATTATCTAtgaggaggaaatgggaaatcATAATGAGAACACAGGGGAGAAGCTCCATTTGGCACAGGAGCAACTTGCTTTGGCCGAGGACAAGATCATCTCCCTAGAAAGGAGCCTAAACCTCTACAGGGATAAATACCAGACTTCCCTAAGCAACATTGAGTTACTGGAGTGCCAAGTGAAGATGTTGGAGGGGGAACTCAGCGGGATCGTCAGTCAG GACCCTGAGAATAAGGGTGACCATTCAAAGGTGCGTATATATACTTCTTCCTGCATGATTCAAGAGCATCAGGAGACCCTGAAACGACTGTCTGAAGTCTGGCAAAAGGTCTCTGAACAGGATGATCTAATCCAGGAACTTCGAAATAAACTAGCCTGCAGTAATGCTTTG GTTCTGGAGCGTGAAGAGGCTTTGATAAAATTACAAGCAGATTTTGCTTCCTATACAGCCACACACAGACATCCTCCTAGCTCCTCAGAAGATTGTGAAGACATTAAAAAG ATACTGAAGCACTTGCAGGAGCAGAAAGACAGCCAGTGCCTGCACGTGGAGGAGTACCAGAACCTGGTGAAGGACCTGCGCATGGAGCTAGAGGCCGTGTCCGAACAGAAGAAGAACATCATGAAGG ACATGATGAAGCTGGAGCTGGACTTGCACGGGCTGCGGGAGGAGACATCCGCCCACTTGGAGAGGAAGGATAAGGAGGTCATCATCCTGCAACGGCGGCTGCAGGAGCTACAGATCCAGTTCACTGAGACCCAGAAGCTGGGTTTGAAGAAAGACAAG ATCCTCCAAGAGAAAGATGAGATGTTGCACGAGCTTGAGAAGGAATTGGCCCAGGTTCAGAACAGCCTCATGAAAAAGGAGATGGAGTTGGAGAAGCAGCAACGAATGACAACAGAACTTGAAATCACCATCCAGGAGGTAAAGCAGGATAAGTCCAGGGCAGAGTGTGGAGCCCTGCAGGCCGAGATCCAGAAGCTGAAGGACTGTCTTGAAGATGCTCAACAGCAACAGAAGCTGATTG CTCAGCAAGCAGCCCAGTATAAAGAAGAGGCCCTTCTGGCAAAGAGTAACCTAGAGGATTCCCAGAGGAAACTGCAAAGCTACCTATTCATGGAGAAGCAGAAGACGGAGACCATCCAGGAGCTGCAGAGAGAACTTCAGAAGCTGCAGAAGGATTCCTTGATGGCCGGAGAGGAACTCGCACCCAACAG GAAACGGATAGAGGAGCTGACGTCAGAACTCTCTGAGGCCCGGAGGAAGCTTGAacattcagagaaggaaaagaggcagTTTCAGAAGACAACAGCTGAGCAGGACGCGAAGCTGACTGACCTGCTAGATCGTCTAAAACTCCTTCAACACCAG CATAGGGAGCAAGCCTCCGCCAAAAGCAATCTAGAAGAGGAGCTTCAGGAGGTAACAAGATTAGTGGAGGAGAAACGGGAGCAgttgaaaaagagcaaagaacagGAGAAGTTGCTGGAGCAAGAGCTCGAGACATTCCgacaagaggaaaaaaggaaagaaaagatg ACAAAGGAAAATCTGAGAATAttggaggaggaaaatgagaatgTCAAAGCACAGTTAATGCAATATTCCACGCAACTGGATTCCTCTCTCAGCAAACAAAACGCCTCCCAGCAAATGATCCAAGAGCTAAATAATGAG CTAGTCCTTCAGAAGGAGGCCTTAGAGAGTCTGCAGGTCCAGCTGGACAAGAGTGTGCAGAAAGAGAAGCAATATCTCCAGACCATGGTCAGTAAAGAAGCCTATGAGGAATTGTCCAGAAAGTCACTCGCCTGCCAAGATGACCTGACACAAGCTCTGGAGAAG CTCAATCATGCGACCTCGGAGACCAAGAGCCTGCACCGAAGCTTGGCACAAGCCCAAGAGAGGAAAGTTCAGCTGGAAGATGAAATCATTGCTTATGAGGAAAGGATGAAAAAGCTCAACGTGGAATTAAGAAAACTGCAGGGGTTCCATGAGCAGAGCGAGCTAGAG GTGCATGCCTTCGACAAGAAGCTGGAGGAGATGAGCAACCAGGTGCTGCAGTGGCAGAAGCAGCACCAGAGCGACCTCAAGATGCTGGCAGCTAAAGAGGAGCAGCTTAGGGCCTTCCAGGAGGAAATGGCCGCCCTGAAGGAGAACCTCCTGGCAGACGAGAAGGAG CCCTGTTGTGTGCCCCAGAGGTCTGCACCTAAAGATACTACCTGTAGGCTGCACCAAGAGAATGATCAGATTATGTCCAACATGGAGCAATGGGCAAAAGAGCAGAA GATCGCCAACGAGAAACTAGGAAACAGGCTCCGTGAACAGGTCAAATATATTGCCAAGCTAACTGGAGAAAAAGA CCACCTCCACAATGTAATGGTCCATCTGcagcaagaaaacaagaaactgaAGACTGAGATAGAGGAGAAGAAGGTGAAAACCGGGCACCCAAGGCTATACACCAAAGCCCTAGGCCCGAGCAAAACGGAGCCCATACCAAAGGGAAAAGTGTGTGCCACCTTGGGCTGGAGGGGGATGTCCCAGGACATGAACCAAAGAATGGACATCACCAAGTTTGTCGGGATACCCCACTGTTCAG
- the PMFBP1 gene encoding polyamine-modulated factor 1-binding protein 1 isoform X1, whose product MLKLKEELRGAKEMKDEVGERDREVSGLNSKLLSLQVDIKNLHDVCKRQGKTLQENQLCVEEAMMSSNRNKKQVLAFKEPRMEFEPSKQCHLRQLQQLKKKLLALQQELEFRTEELQTSYCSLLQYQSVLEKQTSDLVLLHHHCKLKEDEVIIYEEEMGNHNENTGEKLHLAQEQLALAEDKIISLERSLNLYRDKYQTSLSNIELLECQVKMLEGELSGIVSQDPENKGDHSKVRIYTSSCMIQEHQETLKRLSEVWQKVSEQDDLIQELRNKLACSNALVLEREEALIKLQADFASYTATHRHPPSSSEDCEDIKKILKHLQEQKDSQCLHVEEYQNLVKDLRMELEAVSEQKKNIMKDMMKLELDLHGLREETSAHLERKDKEVIILQRRLQELQIQFTETQKLGLKKDKILQEKDEMLHELEKELAQVQNSLMKKEMELEKQQRMTTELEITIQEVKQDKSRAECGALQAEIQKLKDCLEDAQQQQKLIAQQAAQYKEEALLAKSNLEDSQRKLQSYLFMEKQKTETIQELQRELQKLQKDSLMAGEELAPNRKRIEELTSELSEARRKLEHSEKEKRQFQKTTAEQDAKLTDLLDRLKLLQHQHREQASAKSNLEEELQEVTRLVEEKREQLKKSKEQEKLLEQELETFRQEEKRKEKMTKENLRILEEENENVKAQLMQYSTQLDSSLSKQNASQQMIQELNNELVLQKEALESLQVQLDKSVQKEKQYLQTMVSKEAYEELSRKSLACQDDLTQALEKLNHATSETKSLHRSLAQAQERKVQLEDEIIAYEERMKKLNVELRKLQGFHEQSELEQVHAFDKKLEEMSNQVLQWQKQHQSDLKMLAAKEEQLRAFQEEMAALKENLLADEKEPCCVPQRSAPKDTTCRLHQENDQIMSNMEQWAKEQKIANEKLGNRLREQVKYIAKLTGEKDHLHNVMVHLQQENKKLKTEIEEKKVKTGHPRLYTKALGPSKTEPIPKGKVCATLGWRGMSQDMNQRMDITKFVGIPHCSGRHLLLALQLGAMIRSLPRGAARSPFFTPEP is encoded by the exons ATGCTAAAGCTTAAAGAAGAATTGAGAGGtgccaaggaaatgaaagatgag gtgggggagagagaccgAGAAGTGAGCGGCCTGAACAGCAAGCTCTTGAGCCTGCAAGTTGACATCAAAAATCTGCATGATGTCTGCAAGAGACAGGGGAAGACCTTGCAGGAGAACCAACTCTGTGTGGAGGAGGCAATGATGAGTAGCAACCGC AATAAGAAGCAAGTGCTAGCATTCAAGGAGCCGCGGATGGAGTTTGAGCCCAGTAAGCAGTGCCATCTGAGGCAACTCCAACAACTCAAGAAAAAATTGCTTGCTCTCCAGCAAGAACTGGAGTTTCGCACAGAAGAGCTACAGACTTCTTACTGTTCCCTCCTACAGTATCAGTCCGTCCTAGAAAAGCAGACTTCTGACCTGGTTCTTCTCCACCATCACTGCAAACTAAAAGAAGATGAG GTGATTATCTAtgaggaggaaatgggaaatcATAATGAGAACACAGGGGAGAAGCTCCATTTGGCACAGGAGCAACTTGCTTTGGCCGAGGACAAGATCATCTCCCTAGAAAGGAGCCTAAACCTCTACAGGGATAAATACCAGACTTCCCTAAGCAACATTGAGTTACTGGAGTGCCAAGTGAAGATGTTGGAGGGGGAACTCAGCGGGATCGTCAGTCAG GACCCTGAGAATAAGGGTGACCATTCAAAGGTGCGTATATATACTTCTTCCTGCATGATTCAAGAGCATCAGGAGACCCTGAAACGACTGTCTGAAGTCTGGCAAAAGGTCTCTGAACAGGATGATCTAATCCAGGAACTTCGAAATAAACTAGCCTGCAGTAATGCTTTG GTTCTGGAGCGTGAAGAGGCTTTGATAAAATTACAAGCAGATTTTGCTTCCTATACAGCCACACACAGACATCCTCCTAGCTCCTCAGAAGATTGTGAAGACATTAAAAAG ATACTGAAGCACTTGCAGGAGCAGAAAGACAGCCAGTGCCTGCACGTGGAGGAGTACCAGAACCTGGTGAAGGACCTGCGCATGGAGCTAGAGGCCGTGTCCGAACAGAAGAAGAACATCATGAAGG ACATGATGAAGCTGGAGCTGGACTTGCACGGGCTGCGGGAGGAGACATCCGCCCACTTGGAGAGGAAGGATAAGGAGGTCATCATCCTGCAACGGCGGCTGCAGGAGCTACAGATCCAGTTCACTGAGACCCAGAAGCTGGGTTTGAAGAAAGACAAG ATCCTCCAAGAGAAAGATGAGATGTTGCACGAGCTTGAGAAGGAATTGGCCCAGGTTCAGAACAGCCTCATGAAAAAGGAGATGGAGTTGGAGAAGCAGCAACGAATGACAACAGAACTTGAAATCACCATCCAGGAGGTAAAGCAGGATAAGTCCAGGGCAGAGTGTGGAGCCCTGCAGGCCGAGATCCAGAAGCTGAAGGACTGTCTTGAAGATGCTCAACAGCAACAGAAGCTGATTG CTCAGCAAGCAGCCCAGTATAAAGAAGAGGCCCTTCTGGCAAAGAGTAACCTAGAGGATTCCCAGAGGAAACTGCAAAGCTACCTATTCATGGAGAAGCAGAAGACGGAGACCATCCAGGAGCTGCAGAGAGAACTTCAGAAGCTGCAGAAGGATTCCTTGATGGCCGGAGAGGAACTCGCACCCAACAG GAAACGGATAGAGGAGCTGACGTCAGAACTCTCTGAGGCCCGGAGGAAGCTTGAacattcagagaaggaaaagaggcagTTTCAGAAGACAACAGCTGAGCAGGACGCGAAGCTGACTGACCTGCTAGATCGTCTAAAACTCCTTCAACACCAG CATAGGGAGCAAGCCTCCGCCAAAAGCAATCTAGAAGAGGAGCTTCAGGAGGTAACAAGATTAGTGGAGGAGAAACGGGAGCAgttgaaaaagagcaaagaacagGAGAAGTTGCTGGAGCAAGAGCTCGAGACATTCCgacaagaggaaaaaaggaaagaaaagatg ACAAAGGAAAATCTGAGAATAttggaggaggaaaatgagaatgTCAAAGCACAGTTAATGCAATATTCCACGCAACTGGATTCCTCTCTCAGCAAACAAAACGCCTCCCAGCAAATGATCCAAGAGCTAAATAATGAG CTAGTCCTTCAGAAGGAGGCCTTAGAGAGTCTGCAGGTCCAGCTGGACAAGAGTGTGCAGAAAGAGAAGCAATATCTCCAGACCATGGTCAGTAAAGAAGCCTATGAGGAATTGTCCAGAAAGTCACTCGCCTGCCAAGATGACCTGACACAAGCTCTGGAGAAG CTCAATCATGCGACCTCGGAGACCAAGAGCCTGCACCGAAGCTTGGCACAAGCCCAAGAGAGGAAAGTTCAGCTGGAAGATGAAATCATTGCTTATGAGGAAAGGATGAAAAAGCTCAACGTGGAATTAAGAAAACTGCAGGGGTTCCATGAGCAGAGCGAGCTAGAG CAGGTGCATGCCTTCGACAAGAAGCTGGAGGAGATGAGCAACCAGGTGCTGCAGTGGCAGAAGCAGCACCAGAGCGACCTCAAGATGCTGGCAGCTAAAGAGGAGCAGCTTAGGGCCTTCCAGGAGGAAATGGCCGCCCTGAAGGAGAACCTCCTGGCAGACGAGAAGGAG CCCTGTTGTGTGCCCCAGAGGTCTGCACCTAAAGATACTACCTGTAGGCTGCACCAAGAGAATGATCAGATTATGTCCAACATGGAGCAATGGGCAAAAGAGCAGAA GATCGCCAACGAGAAACTAGGAAACAGGCTCCGTGAACAGGTCAAATATATTGCCAAGCTAACTGGAGAAAAAGA CCACCTCCACAATGTAATGGTCCATCTGcagcaagaaaacaagaaactgaAGACTGAGATAGAGGAGAAGAAGGTGAAAACCGGGCACCCAAGGCTATACACCAAAGCCCTAGGCCCGAGCAAAACGGAGCCCATACCAAAGGGAAAAGTGTGTGCCACCTTGGGCTGGAGGGGGATGTCCCAGGACATGAACCAAAGAATGGACATCACCAAGTTTGTCGGGATACCCCACTGTTCAG
- the PMFBP1 gene encoding polyamine-modulated factor 1-binding protein 1 isoform X5 yields the protein MLKLKEELRGAKEMKDEVGERDREVSGLNSKLLSLQVDIKNLHDVCKRQGKTLQENQLCVEEAMMSSNRNKKQVLAFKEPRMEFEPSKQCHLRQLQQLKKKLLALQQELEFRTEELQTSYCSLLQYQSVLEKQTSDLVLLHHHCKLKEDEVIIYEEEMGNHNENTGEKLHLAQEQLALAEDKIISLERSLNLYRDKYQTSLSNIELLECQVKMLEGELSGIVSQDPENKGDHSKVRIYTSSCMIQEHQETLKRLSEVWQKVSEQDDLIQELRNKLACSNALVLEREEALIKLQADFASYTATHRHPPSSSEDCEDIKKILKHLQEQKDSQCLHVEEYQNLVKDLRMELEAVSEQKKNIMKDMMKLELDLHGLREETSAHLERKDKEVIILQRRLQELQIQFTETQKLGLKKDKILQEKDEMLHELEKELAQVQNSLMKKEMELEKQQRMTTELEITIQEVKQDKSRAECGALQAEIQKLKDCLEDAQQQQKLIAQQAAQYKEEALLAKSNLEDSQRKLQSYLFMEKQKTETIQELQRELQKLQKDSLMAGEELAPNRKRIEELTSELSEARRKLEHSEKEKRQFQKTTAEQDAKLTDLLDRLKLLQHQHREQASAKSNLEEELQEVTRLVEEKREQLKKSKEQEKLLEQELETFRQEEKRKEKMTKENLRILEEENENVKAQLMQYSTQLDSSLSKQNASQQMIQELNNELVLQKEALESLQVQLDKSVQKEKQYLQTMVSKEAYEELSRKSLACQDDLTQALEKVHAFDKKLEEMSNQVLQWQKQHQSDLKMLAAKEEQLRAFQEEMAALKENLLADEKEPCCVPQRSAPKDTTCRLHQENDQIMSNMEQWAKEQKIANEKLGNRLREQVKYIAKLTGEKDHLHNVMVHLQQENKKLKTEIEEKKVKTGHPRLYTKALGPSKTEPIPKGKVCATLGWRGMSQDMNQRMDITKFVGIPHCSGRHLLLALQLGAMIRSLPRGAARSPFFTPEP from the exons ATGCTAAAGCTTAAAGAAGAATTGAGAGGtgccaaggaaatgaaagatgag gtgggggagagagaccgAGAAGTGAGCGGCCTGAACAGCAAGCTCTTGAGCCTGCAAGTTGACATCAAAAATCTGCATGATGTCTGCAAGAGACAGGGGAAGACCTTGCAGGAGAACCAACTCTGTGTGGAGGAGGCAATGATGAGTAGCAACCGC AATAAGAAGCAAGTGCTAGCATTCAAGGAGCCGCGGATGGAGTTTGAGCCCAGTAAGCAGTGCCATCTGAGGCAACTCCAACAACTCAAGAAAAAATTGCTTGCTCTCCAGCAAGAACTGGAGTTTCGCACAGAAGAGCTACAGACTTCTTACTGTTCCCTCCTACAGTATCAGTCCGTCCTAGAAAAGCAGACTTCTGACCTGGTTCTTCTCCACCATCACTGCAAACTAAAAGAAGATGAG GTGATTATCTAtgaggaggaaatgggaaatcATAATGAGAACACAGGGGAGAAGCTCCATTTGGCACAGGAGCAACTTGCTTTGGCCGAGGACAAGATCATCTCCCTAGAAAGGAGCCTAAACCTCTACAGGGATAAATACCAGACTTCCCTAAGCAACATTGAGTTACTGGAGTGCCAAGTGAAGATGTTGGAGGGGGAACTCAGCGGGATCGTCAGTCAG GACCCTGAGAATAAGGGTGACCATTCAAAGGTGCGTATATATACTTCTTCCTGCATGATTCAAGAGCATCAGGAGACCCTGAAACGACTGTCTGAAGTCTGGCAAAAGGTCTCTGAACAGGATGATCTAATCCAGGAACTTCGAAATAAACTAGCCTGCAGTAATGCTTTG GTTCTGGAGCGTGAAGAGGCTTTGATAAAATTACAAGCAGATTTTGCTTCCTATACAGCCACACACAGACATCCTCCTAGCTCCTCAGAAGATTGTGAAGACATTAAAAAG ATACTGAAGCACTTGCAGGAGCAGAAAGACAGCCAGTGCCTGCACGTGGAGGAGTACCAGAACCTGGTGAAGGACCTGCGCATGGAGCTAGAGGCCGTGTCCGAACAGAAGAAGAACATCATGAAGG ACATGATGAAGCTGGAGCTGGACTTGCACGGGCTGCGGGAGGAGACATCCGCCCACTTGGAGAGGAAGGATAAGGAGGTCATCATCCTGCAACGGCGGCTGCAGGAGCTACAGATCCAGTTCACTGAGACCCAGAAGCTGGGTTTGAAGAAAGACAAG ATCCTCCAAGAGAAAGATGAGATGTTGCACGAGCTTGAGAAGGAATTGGCCCAGGTTCAGAACAGCCTCATGAAAAAGGAGATGGAGTTGGAGAAGCAGCAACGAATGACAACAGAACTTGAAATCACCATCCAGGAGGTAAAGCAGGATAAGTCCAGGGCAGAGTGTGGAGCCCTGCAGGCCGAGATCCAGAAGCTGAAGGACTGTCTTGAAGATGCTCAACAGCAACAGAAGCTGATTG CTCAGCAAGCAGCCCAGTATAAAGAAGAGGCCCTTCTGGCAAAGAGTAACCTAGAGGATTCCCAGAGGAAACTGCAAAGCTACCTATTCATGGAGAAGCAGAAGACGGAGACCATCCAGGAGCTGCAGAGAGAACTTCAGAAGCTGCAGAAGGATTCCTTGATGGCCGGAGAGGAACTCGCACCCAACAG GAAACGGATAGAGGAGCTGACGTCAGAACTCTCTGAGGCCCGGAGGAAGCTTGAacattcagagaaggaaaagaggcagTTTCAGAAGACAACAGCTGAGCAGGACGCGAAGCTGACTGACCTGCTAGATCGTCTAAAACTCCTTCAACACCAG CATAGGGAGCAAGCCTCCGCCAAAAGCAATCTAGAAGAGGAGCTTCAGGAGGTAACAAGATTAGTGGAGGAGAAACGGGAGCAgttgaaaaagagcaaagaacagGAGAAGTTGCTGGAGCAAGAGCTCGAGACATTCCgacaagaggaaaaaaggaaagaaaagatg ACAAAGGAAAATCTGAGAATAttggaggaggaaaatgagaatgTCAAAGCACAGTTAATGCAATATTCCACGCAACTGGATTCCTCTCTCAGCAAACAAAACGCCTCCCAGCAAATGATCCAAGAGCTAAATAATGAG CTAGTCCTTCAGAAGGAGGCCTTAGAGAGTCTGCAGGTCCAGCTGGACAAGAGTGTGCAGAAAGAGAAGCAATATCTCCAGACCATGGTCAGTAAAGAAGCCTATGAGGAATTGTCCAGAAAGTCACTCGCCTGCCAAGATGACCTGACACAAGCTCTGGAGAAG GTGCATGCCTTCGACAAGAAGCTGGAGGAGATGAGCAACCAGGTGCTGCAGTGGCAGAAGCAGCACCAGAGCGACCTCAAGATGCTGGCAGCTAAAGAGGAGCAGCTTAGGGCCTTCCAGGAGGAAATGGCCGCCCTGAAGGAGAACCTCCTGGCAGACGAGAAGGAG CCCTGTTGTGTGCCCCAGAGGTCTGCACCTAAAGATACTACCTGTAGGCTGCACCAAGAGAATGATCAGATTATGTCCAACATGGAGCAATGGGCAAAAGAGCAGAA GATCGCCAACGAGAAACTAGGAAACAGGCTCCGTGAACAGGTCAAATATATTGCCAAGCTAACTGGAGAAAAAGA CCACCTCCACAATGTAATGGTCCATCTGcagcaagaaaacaagaaactgaAGACTGAGATAGAGGAGAAGAAGGTGAAAACCGGGCACCCAAGGCTATACACCAAAGCCCTAGGCCCGAGCAAAACGGAGCCCATACCAAAGGGAAAAGTGTGTGCCACCTTGGGCTGGAGGGGGATGTCCCAGGACATGAACCAAAGAATGGACATCACCAAGTTTGTCGGGATACCCCACTGTTCAG